A single region of the Streptomyces sp. NBC_01262 genome encodes:
- a CDS encoding TrmH family RNA methyltransferase, which translates to MAELITIDDPDDPRLHDYTSLTDVELRRRREPAEGLFIAEGEKVIRRARHAGYRMRSMLLSAKWVDLMRDVIDEVPAPVYAVTPELAERVTGYHVHRGALASMQRRPLPSADELLAGPVPPPDPQKRPGQRRIVIFEDIVDHANLGAAFRNAAALGVDAVFLTPRCADPLYRRAVKVSMGAVFAVPYARFDSWPRDADVVRKHGFVLAAFCLEARSITLDELADRHYDKLALMLGTEGDGLSAGALRAADEHVRIPMDAGVDSLNVAAASAVAFYATRPRP; encoded by the coding sequence GTGGCTGAGCTCATCACGATCGACGATCCCGACGACCCGCGTCTGCACGACTACACCTCGCTGACCGACGTGGAGCTGCGGCGCAGACGCGAACCGGCGGAAGGACTGTTCATCGCCGAGGGCGAGAAGGTGATCCGGCGCGCCCGGCACGCCGGTTACCGCATGCGCTCGATGCTGCTGTCGGCCAAGTGGGTCGATCTGATGCGCGATGTCATCGACGAGGTCCCCGCGCCGGTCTACGCGGTCACCCCGGAGCTCGCCGAGCGCGTCACCGGCTATCACGTGCACCGGGGCGCCCTGGCGTCCATGCAGCGGCGGCCGCTGCCGTCCGCCGACGAACTTCTGGCCGGCCCGGTGCCGCCGCCGGATCCGCAAAAGCGTCCCGGCCAACGCCGTATCGTGATCTTCGAGGACATCGTCGACCACGCCAACCTCGGCGCGGCCTTCCGCAACGCGGCGGCTCTGGGAGTGGACGCCGTGTTCCTCACCCCGCGCTGCGCCGACCCGCTCTACAGGCGGGCGGTCAAGGTGTCCATGGGTGCGGTCTTCGCCGTCCCGTACGCTCGGTTCGACTCCTGGCCGCGTGACGCCGATGTCGTGCGCAAGCACGGCTTCGTGCTCGCGGCCTTCTGCCTGGAGGCGCGGTCCATCACCCTCGACGAGCTCGCCGACCGCCACTACGACAAGCTGGCCCTGATGCTGGGCACCGAGGGCGACGGGCTGTCCGCCGGAGCGCTGCGGGCCGCCGACGAGCATGTACGCATCCCGATGGACGCGGGCGTCGACTCGCTGAACGTGGCCGCTGCCTCAGCCGTCGCCTTCTACGCCACCCGGCCGCGGCCCTGA
- a CDS encoding acyl-CoA dehydrogenase family protein, giving the protein MTTAEELRDGVRTLVAAHDPGTTGRLEFLRARFDAGLAWVHYPQGLGGLGAPRGLQDVVEAELAAAGAPDNDPRRIGIGLGMAAPTVLRFGTDEQKARWLRPLWTGEEVWCQLFSEPGAGSDLAGLRTRAVRDGDDWIVTGQKVWTSNAHNARWAILIARTDPDVPKHQGITYFVCDMTDPGVEVRPLRQITGEAEFNEVFLTGVRIPDAHRLGEVGDGWRVAQTTLNNERVAIGGQSIPREGGMIGNVAATWRSRPELRTPDAHDRLLRLWVDSEVARLTAERLRQQLAVGTPGPEGAGLKLSFARLNQQLSGLEVELLGEDGLRYSDWTMTRPEIVDFYGRDAGYRYLRAKGNSIEGGTSEILRNIVAERVLGLPSEPRTDKDVAWKDLPR; this is encoded by the coding sequence ATGACGACGGCGGAAGAGTTGCGCGACGGGGTGCGGACGCTGGTCGCGGCGCACGACCCGGGGACGACGGGACGGCTGGAGTTCCTGCGGGCGAGGTTCGACGCGGGGCTGGCCTGGGTGCACTACCCGCAGGGCCTCGGAGGGCTGGGCGCGCCGCGCGGGCTGCAGGACGTCGTGGAGGCGGAGCTGGCGGCGGCCGGGGCGCCGGACAACGACCCGCGGCGGATCGGGATCGGGCTGGGCATGGCCGCGCCGACCGTCCTGCGGTTCGGGACGGACGAGCAGAAGGCCCGCTGGCTGCGGCCCCTGTGGACCGGGGAGGAGGTCTGGTGCCAGCTCTTCAGTGAGCCGGGCGCCGGCTCCGACCTGGCGGGGCTGCGCACCAGGGCCGTACGCGACGGCGACGACTGGATCGTCACCGGCCAGAAGGTCTGGACGTCCAACGCGCACAACGCGCGCTGGGCCATCCTGATCGCCCGCACCGATCCCGACGTGCCGAAGCACCAGGGCATCACCTACTTCGTGTGCGACATGACCGACCCCGGCGTCGAGGTGCGGCCGCTGCGGCAGATCACCGGCGAGGCCGAGTTCAACGAGGTGTTCCTCACCGGCGTGCGCATCCCGGACGCGCACCGCCTCGGCGAGGTCGGCGACGGCTGGCGGGTCGCGCAGACGACGCTGAACAACGAGCGGGTCGCGATCGGCGGCCAGTCGATCCCCCGCGAGGGCGGCATGATCGGCAATGTCGCGGCGACCTGGCGCTCGCGCCCCGAGCTGCGCACCCCGGACGCGCACGACCGGCTGCTGCGCCTGTGGGTGGACTCCGAGGTGGCCCGGCTCACCGCCGAGCGGCTGCGGCAGCAACTCGCCGTGGGAACGCCCGGCCCCGAGGGCGCGGGCCTCAAGCTGTCCTTCGCGCGGCTGAACCAGCAGCTCAGCGGGCTGGAGGTGGAGCTGCTCGGCGAGGACGGGCTGCGCTACAGCGACTGGACGATGACCCGCCCCGAGATCGTCGACTTCTACGGACGGGACGCGGGCTACCGCTATCTGCGGGCCAAGGGCAACTCGATCGAGGGCGGTACGTCGGAGATCCTCCGCAACATCGTCGCCGAGCGGGTGCTCGGCCTGCCCTCGGAGCCCCGCACCGACAAGGACGTCGCCTGGAAGGACCTGCCCCGATGA
- a CDS encoding aminoglycoside phosphotransferase family protein → MTQDIEVLAERSDSTVVRFGDTVFKAHAPGTDHEALAQRVGVAAHPSLAGILLAPLPLSLNAVADGRPVTAWPYGEPVDRDTDPDAAPWEEAAVLLARLHAIPPAVPAGGRALPPMRGPAKAAAALARMRAAGRPDPAVLRAWAALPVWARHEAPPPDTPRTRTLCHGDLHLGQLVRHPAPYGPWRLIDVDDLGVGDPAWDLARPAMWFAAGVLAPEVWARFLGAYRAAGGSAVPADDDPWPYLDVPARALAAQTAAIAVAKCAEEGRVLDETEQAVLDTCRRIAEVS, encoded by the coding sequence ATGACGCAGGACATCGAGGTCCTGGCCGAGCGCAGCGACAGCACCGTCGTCCGCTTCGGCGACACCGTGTTCAAGGCGCACGCCCCCGGCACCGACCACGAGGCCCTGGCCCAGCGCGTCGGCGTGGCCGCTCACCCGTCGCTGGCCGGGATCCTGCTCGCCCCGCTGCCCCTGTCGCTGAACGCGGTCGCGGACGGCAGGCCCGTGACGGCCTGGCCGTACGGAGAGCCGGTCGACCGGGACACCGACCCCGACGCCGCGCCGTGGGAGGAGGCCGCCGTGCTCCTCGCCCGGCTGCACGCGATACCGCCCGCCGTTCCGGCCGGGGGCCGGGCCCTGCCGCCGATGCGCGGCCCGGCGAAGGCGGCCGCGGCCCTGGCGAGGATGCGCGCGGCAGGCCGCCCCGACCCCGCCGTGCTGCGCGCCTGGGCCGCCCTGCCGGTCTGGGCCCGCCACGAGGCCCCGCCGCCGGACACGCCCCGCACCCGCACCCTCTGCCATGGCGACCTGCACCTCGGCCAACTCGTCCGGCACCCTGCGCCGTACGGCCCCTGGCGGCTGATCGATGTGGACGACCTCGGCGTGGGCGACCCCGCCTGGGATCTGGCCCGCCCGGCGATGTGGTTCGCCGCCGGGGTGCTGGCGCCCGAGGTCTGGGCCCGTTTCCTGGGCGCCTACCGGGCCGCGGGCGGGTCCGCCGTGCCGGCGGACGATGACCCCTGGCCGTATCTCGATGTGCCGGCCCGCGCGTTGGCCGCGCAGACCGCGGCGATCGCGGTGGCCAAGTGCGCGGAGGAAGGCCGCGTACTCGACGAAACAGAACAAGCCGTCCTCGATACCTGCCGCCGCATCGCGGAAGTATCGTGA
- a CDS encoding TFIIB-type zinc ribbon-containing protein — MHCPKCHGPMQTFNRNGVQIEQCGNCRGIFLDYGELEALTRIEGQYAAQPAPPPQAYPAAPPQAYPQQHAPAWGAPQHGGHGGHGGHYGHQKHRSLGHMLFSS; from the coding sequence ATGCACTGTCCCAAGTGTCATGGCCCGATGCAGACGTTCAACCGCAACGGCGTCCAGATCGAGCAGTGCGGCAACTGCCGGGGAATCTTCCTGGACTACGGCGAGCTGGAGGCGCTGACCCGCATCGAGGGCCAGTACGCCGCCCAGCCCGCCCCGCCGCCGCAGGCCTACCCGGCCGCCCCGCCGCAGGCGTACCCCCAGCAGCACGCTCCCGCCTGGGGCGCCCCGCAGCACGGCGGGCACGGTGGCCACGGCGGCCACTACGGCCACCAGAAGCACCGCAGCCTGGGGCACATGCTCTTCTCGTCCTGA
- a CDS encoding acyl-CoA dehydrogenase family protein — MTSTADLLYTEVEDDLRSAVRSLLADRCPHSAVLARIESDTPYDPALWRTLAQELGLAGLLVPGKLGGQDASAREVAVVLEELGAAVAPVPFLGSAVLATSALLAAGTEAADALVARLASGEAVATLAVPLPSAPGAAFPGGVRVEADGTLTGRVTSVADALAAGVLVVPAVGPDGQPGLYEVAADAPGVRLSVPVSLDLTRPVADIELFSAAARPLAGPTSAALALNRALLTGAGLLASEQLGVAQWCLDETVRYLGERHQFGRVVGSFQAIKHRLADLWLEVVSARAAARNAADALATNTPDAPIAVAVAQAYCSSVAVHAAEEAVQLHAGIGMTWEHPAHLYLKRAKADEIALGTPGRHRAALAGLVDLPPAG, encoded by the coding sequence ATGACCTCGACCGCCGATCTGCTGTACACCGAGGTCGAGGACGACCTCCGCTCCGCCGTCCGCTCCCTGCTGGCCGACCGCTGTCCGCACTCCGCCGTGCTGGCCCGGATCGAGAGCGACACCCCGTACGATCCGGCGCTGTGGCGGACGCTGGCCCAGGAGCTCGGCCTGGCCGGGCTGCTGGTGCCCGGGAAGCTGGGCGGGCAGGACGCCTCGGCGCGCGAGGTGGCCGTGGTGCTGGAGGAGCTGGGGGCGGCCGTGGCGCCGGTGCCGTTCCTGGGCAGCGCGGTGCTCGCGACCTCGGCCCTGCTGGCGGCGGGCACCGAGGCCGCGGACGCGCTCGTGGCCCGGCTGGCCTCGGGCGAGGCCGTCGCCACGCTGGCCGTGCCCCTGCCGTCCGCCCCCGGCGCGGCCTTCCCGGGCGGCGTACGGGTGGAGGCGGACGGCACCCTGACCGGCCGCGTGACCAGCGTCGCGGACGCCCTGGCCGCCGGTGTGCTCGTCGTGCCGGCCGTCGGCCCGGACGGGCAGCCCGGCCTGTACGAGGTCGCCGCCGACGCCCCCGGCGTACGGCTCTCCGTCCCCGTGTCGCTGGACCTCACCCGCCCGGTCGCCGACATCGAGCTGTTCTCGGCGGCCGCCCGTCCCCTCGCCGGCCCCACCAGCGCGGCGCTCGCCCTGAACCGGGCGCTGCTCACCGGCGCGGGACTGCTGGCGTCGGAGCAGCTCGGCGTGGCCCAGTGGTGCCTGGACGAGACGGTGCGCTACCTGGGCGAGCGGCACCAGTTCGGGCGCGTCGTCGGCTCCTTCCAGGCCATCAAGCACCGGCTGGCCGACCTCTGGCTGGAGGTCGTCTCCGCCCGCGCCGCCGCCCGCAACGCCGCCGACGCGCTCGCCACGAACACCCCGGACGCGCCCATCGCGGTCGCCGTAGCCCAGGCCTACTGCTCGTCGGTCGCGGTGCACGCGGCCGAAGAGGCCGTCCAGCTGCACGCCGGCATCGGCATGACCTGGGAGCACCCGGCCCACCTGTACCTCAAGCGCGCCAAGGCCGACGAGATCGCGCTGGGCACCCCGGGCCGCCACCGGGCGGCGCTGGCCGGGCTGGTGGATCTGCCGCCGGCCGGCTGA
- the cobT gene encoding nicotinate-nucleotide--dimethylbenzimidazole phosphoribosyltransferase yields MTDTGQVPGEGLPGNAGEEAVLHPQHHADLPGNAELQGIAAPQQPMGAPTWDSDPLTAPVPPAYTFLEQPDGSGPVPVPIGADEDEDLLIMPGPQASWGDPQPVPLPTQSTMSVPVPTPVPVPAPVQPLLAAPEPVEPVAFQPVVAELVPPEALAAEPVAAQPVEPPPIADPSVLQAEPAPEPHEEDGRDSGSVDFAAVRAMAPEPVQPTQTPTPVPARRPLHMGPPMPDPATGGVVRSLADRGPATQVQMQVPAPATPAAPVPLRQPGPPTTGPEYLDVPRDEPAAVPTVAPVAAPAPVPAPVPVPATDPVPQVTPVAGTAWPAPVPVEAPEPEPEPVLEPVFEAEAVEPPVDDVTPLPFGLEPADAPQESAAEPVPVAEPVAVLEPQPVPEPEPVVEAVPEPEPEPEPVVVAVSGAADVLAEPELEPEPVAEPEPVEEPAAVVPEVPPAQAVTVVAEPEPEAVEELVIEASAPEVEAEPEAVEQTVEEAVEAPAPAPAPAPGAPAAEGYDVAVRDAVHRVIRERRDIRNGFRSDPIPHEVLIRVLEAAHTAPSVGHSQPWDFVVIRSAKTRERMHELAMHQREAYAKSLPKGRAKQFRELKIEAILDTPVNIVVTADPTRGGRHTLGRYTQPQMAPYSSALAVENLWLAARAEGLGVGWVSFFDEREMVRELGLPEHLEVVAYLCVGYVDEFPEDPELVQAGWSKRRPLAWVVHEEEYGNRALPGEAPHDLLEETLRGIRPLDAKALGEAWERQKRMTKPAGALGMLEIISAQLSGLSRQCPPPIPEPAAVAIFAGDHGVHAQGVTAWPQEVTAQMVANFLGGGAVCNAFANQVGAEVCVVDVGVASELPNTPGLLPRKVRYGTSDFTVGPAMSREEALRAIEVGIETARDLVAAGNRALLTGEMGVANTTVSAALISVYTGVDPAEITGRGTGINDEMHARKVDVVRRALELHRPDPADPIEVLAAIGGLEHAAMVGLLLGAASLRTPVILDGVSAGAAALVARAIAPEVLAACIAGHRSAEPGHRAALTKLGLRPLVDLDLRLGEGTGALLALPLVQSAARAMHEVATFDSAGVTEKA; encoded by the coding sequence ATGACTGACACCGGCCAGGTCCCGGGCGAGGGACTGCCGGGGAACGCAGGCGAAGAAGCGGTTCTGCACCCGCAGCACCACGCCGACCTCCCAGGCAACGCCGAACTCCAGGGCATCGCCGCGCCGCAGCAGCCGATGGGCGCCCCGACCTGGGACTCCGATCCGCTGACCGCGCCGGTCCCGCCCGCGTACACGTTCCTTGAGCAGCCGGACGGCTCCGGGCCCGTGCCGGTGCCGATCGGTGCCGACGAGGACGAGGATCTGCTGATCATGCCGGGCCCCCAGGCGTCCTGGGGCGACCCGCAGCCGGTGCCGCTGCCCACGCAGTCGACCATGTCCGTTCCGGTGCCGACGCCGGTGCCCGTGCCCGCGCCGGTCCAGCCGCTGCTCGCGGCGCCGGAGCCCGTCGAACCGGTGGCGTTCCAGCCGGTGGTGGCCGAACTCGTCCCGCCGGAAGCGCTCGCCGCCGAGCCCGTCGCCGCCCAGCCCGTCGAGCCCCCGCCGATAGCGGACCCGTCGGTGCTCCAGGCCGAGCCCGCGCCGGAGCCGCACGAGGAGGACGGCCGTGACTCCGGCTCGGTCGACTTCGCGGCCGTACGGGCCATGGCCCCGGAGCCCGTTCAGCCGACGCAGACGCCGACGCCGGTGCCCGCGCGGCGGCCCCTGCACATGGGCCCCCCGATGCCCGACCCCGCGACGGGCGGCGTGGTGCGCTCGCTCGCCGACCGCGGCCCCGCGACGCAGGTGCAGATGCAGGTGCCCGCCCCCGCGACTCCCGCGGCCCCGGTGCCGCTACGGCAGCCCGGGCCGCCGACCACGGGTCCCGAATACCTCGACGTGCCGCGCGACGAACCCGCGGCCGTGCCCACCGTCGCGCCGGTGGCCGCGCCCGCGCCCGTGCCTGCTCCCGTTCCCGTTCCCGCCACGGACCCCGTCCCGCAGGTGACCCCGGTTGCCGGCACCGCCTGGCCCGCCCCGGTTCCCGTCGAAGCGCCGGAGCCGGAGCCCGAGCCGGTCCTTGAGCCGGTCTTCGAGGCGGAGGCCGTCGAGCCGCCCGTGGACGACGTCACGCCGCTGCCCTTCGGGCTCGAACCGGCGGACGCCCCGCAGGAGTCCGCTGCGGAGCCGGTGCCGGTGGCAGAGCCGGTTGCGGTGCTGGAGCCCCAGCCCGTCCCCGAGCCCGAGCCCGTGGTGGAGGCCGTTCCCGAGCCGGAGCCCGAGCCGGAGCCCGTCGTCGTGGCCGTGTCCGGGGCCGCGGATGTTCTGGCAGAGCCGGAGTTGGAGCCGGAGCCGGTGGCGGAACCCGAGCCGGTCGAAGAGCCCGCCGCGGTGGTCCCCGAAGTACCCCCGGCCCAGGCCGTGACCGTAGTGGCGGAGCCGGAGCCGGAAGCCGTCGAGGAGCTGGTGATCGAGGCCTCCGCCCCGGAGGTCGAAGCCGAACCCGAAGCCGTGGAGCAGACTGTGGAGGAGGCCGTGGAGGCCCCCGCCCCCGCCCCCGCCCCCGCCCCCGGCGCCCCCGCTGCCGAGGGCTACGACGTCGCCGTGCGCGACGCCGTGCACCGCGTCATCCGCGAGCGCCGCGACATCCGCAACGGCTTCCGCAGCGACCCGATCCCGCACGAGGTGCTGATCCGGGTCCTGGAGGCCGCCCACACCGCCCCCAGCGTCGGCCACTCCCAGCCCTGGGACTTCGTGGTCATCCGTTCCGCCAAGACGCGTGAGCGCATGCACGAACTCGCGATGCACCAGCGGGAGGCGTACGCCAAGTCGCTCCCGAAGGGCCGCGCCAAGCAGTTCCGCGAGCTCAAGATCGAGGCCATCCTCGACACCCCGGTCAACATCGTCGTCACCGCCGACCCGACCCGCGGCGGCCGCCACACCCTCGGCCGCTACACCCAGCCGCAGATGGCGCCCTATTCGTCGGCCCTCGCGGTCGAGAACCTGTGGCTCGCGGCCCGCGCCGAAGGCCTCGGCGTGGGCTGGGTGAGCTTCTTCGACGAGCGCGAGATGGTGCGCGAACTCGGGCTTCCCGAGCACCTGGAGGTCGTCGCCTACCTCTGCGTCGGATACGTCGACGAGTTCCCCGAGGACCCCGAGCTGGTCCAGGCGGGCTGGTCCAAGCGCCGGCCGCTGGCCTGGGTCGTCCACGAGGAGGAGTACGGCAACCGCGCCCTGCCCGGCGAGGCTCCGCACGACCTCCTCGAAGAGACCCTGCGCGGCATCCGCCCCCTGGACGCCAAGGCGCTCGGCGAGGCCTGGGAGCGCCAGAAGCGGATGACCAAGCCCGCCGGCGCCCTCGGCATGCTGGAGATCATCTCCGCCCAGCTCAGCGGTCTGTCCCGGCAGTGCCCGCCGCCCATCCCCGAGCCCGCCGCCGTCGCGATCTTCGCCGGTGACCACGGCGTCCACGCCCAGGGCGTCACCGCCTGGCCGCAGGAGGTCACCGCCCAGATGGTGGCCAACTTCCTCGGTGGCGGCGCCGTCTGCAACGCCTTCGCCAACCAGGTCGGCGCCGAGGTCTGCGTCGTCGACGTCGGCGTCGCCTCCGAACTGCCCAACACGCCCGGCCTGCTCCCGCGCAAGGTCCGCTACGGCACCTCCGACTTCACCGTCGGCCCCGCGATGTCCCGCGAGGAGGCCCTGCGCGCCATCGAGGTCGGCATCGAGACCGCCCGCGACCTCGTCGCCGCGGGCAACCGTGCCCTCCTGACCGGCGAGATGGGCGTCGCCAACACCACGGTCTCCGCCGCCCTGATCTCCGTCTACACCGGAGTCGACCCGGCCGAGATCACCGGCCGCGGCACCGGCATCAACGACGAGATGCACGCCCGCAAGGTGGACGTCGTCCGCCGCGCCCTCGAACTCCACCGCCCCGACCCCGCCGATCCCATCGAGGTCCTCGCCGCGATCGGCGGCCTGGAGCACGCCGCCATGGTCGGTCTGCTGCTCGGCGCCGCCTCGCTGCGTACGCCGGTCATCCTCGACGGCGTCAGCGCCGGCGCGGCCGCGCTTGTGGCCCGCGCCATCGCCCCCGAGGTGCTCGCCGCCTGCATCGCCGGTCACCGCAGCGCGGAGCCCGGCCACCGCGCGGCCCTCACCAAGCTCGGCCTGCGCCCCCTGGTCGACCTCGACCTGCGCCTCGGCGAGGGCACGGGAGCGCTGCTCGCGCTCCCGCTCGTGCAGAGCGCCGCGCGCGCGATGCACGAGGTCGCGACCTTCGACTCGGCCGGAGTCACCGAAAAGGCCTGA
- the cobA gene encoding uroporphyrinogen-III C-methyltransferase — protein sequence MDRNDAPAYPVGLRLSGRRVVVLGGGQVAQRRLPPLVAAGADIVVVSPSATPSVEAMADAGELRWERRAYREGDLAEAWYVLIATKDTQANAAASAEAEARRVWCVRSDDADAATAWTPATGRSEGVTVAVLTGRDPRRSAAVRDAIVEGLRDGTLAAPHHRTRTAGVALVGGGPGDPDLITVRGRRLLAEADVVIADRLGPRDLLDELAPHVEVIDAAKIPYGRAMAQEAINNALIEHARAGKAVVRLKGGDPFVFGRGMEEAEALAEAGIPCTVVPGISSSISVPGAAGIPVTHRGVAHEFTVVSGHVAPEDPRSLVDWTALAKLRGTLVLLMAVERIGAIAATLIEHGRAPGTPVAVIQEGTTAAQRRVDGTLATVAQVVADEGIRPPAVIVIGEVVTVGTNRA from the coding sequence ATGGACCGTAACGACGCGCCCGCGTACCCCGTCGGACTGCGCCTGTCCGGACGGCGCGTCGTCGTCCTGGGCGGCGGCCAGGTCGCCCAGCGGCGGCTGCCGCCGCTGGTGGCGGCGGGGGCGGACATCGTGGTGGTCTCACCCTCGGCCACCCCTTCCGTGGAGGCGATGGCGGACGCGGGCGAGCTGCGCTGGGAGCGCCGGGCCTACCGCGAGGGCGACCTCGCGGAAGCCTGGTACGTACTGATCGCCACGAAGGACACGCAGGCCAACGCCGCCGCCTCCGCCGAGGCCGAGGCCCGCCGCGTGTGGTGCGTGCGCAGCGACGACGCGGACGCGGCCACCGCCTGGACCCCGGCGACGGGCCGCAGCGAGGGCGTCACCGTCGCCGTGCTGACCGGCCGGGATCCGCGCCGTTCCGCCGCCGTGCGGGACGCGATCGTGGAGGGCCTGCGCGACGGCACGCTCGCCGCCCCCCACCACCGCACCCGCACCGCCGGCGTGGCGCTGGTCGGGGGCGGTCCGGGCGACCCGGACCTGATCACCGTGCGGGGCCGCAGGCTGCTGGCGGAGGCGGACGTGGTGATCGCGGACCGCCTCGGGCCGCGCGACCTGCTGGACGAGCTGGCGCCCCACGTGGAGGTCATCGACGCGGCCAAGATCCCGTACGGGCGGGCCATGGCGCAGGAGGCCATCAACAACGCGCTGATCGAGCACGCGAGGGCGGGCAAGGCCGTCGTACGGCTCAAGGGCGGCGACCCGTTCGTGTTCGGCCGCGGCATGGAGGAGGCCGAGGCGCTGGCGGAGGCCGGGATCCCGTGCACCGTCGTCCCCGGCATCTCCAGCTCGATCAGCGTGCCGGGCGCGGCCGGCATCCCGGTGACCCACCGGGGCGTGGCCCATGAGTTCACCGTGGTCAGCGGGCATGTGGCCCCGGAGGATCCGCGTTCGCTGGTGGACTGGACGGCACTGGCCAAGCTGCGCGGCACGCTGGTGCTGCTGATGGCGGTCGAGCGGATCGGCGCGATCGCGGCCACCCTGATCGAGCACGGCCGTGCGCCCGGTACCCCGGTCGCGGTCATCCAGGAGGGCACGACCGCCGCCCAGCGCCGGGTCGACGGCACGCTCGCCACCGTGGCCCAGGTGGTCGCGGACGAGGGCATCCGGCCGCCCGCGGTGATCGTGATCGGCGAAGTGGTCACCGTCGGTACGAACAGGGCCTAA
- a CDS encoding serine/threonine-protein kinase, which yields MDMTMMRLRREDPRVVGSFRLHRRLGAGGMGVVYLGADKRGQRVALKVIRPELAEDQEFRSRFAREVSAARRIRGGCTARLVAADLDADRPWFATQYVPGPSLHDKVGQQGTLSAAEVASIGAALAEGLVAVHEAGVVHRDLKPSNILLSPKGPRIIDFGIAWSTGASTLTHVGTAVGSPGFLAPEQVRGAAVTPATDVFAFGATLAYAATADSPFGQGSSEVMLYRVVHEEPDLSGVPDSLAPLVYACLAKDPGDRPSTVQLSERLSEIAAREARGLSTPPAARGPERPTGARAQAYVEQRTERRTAPDGTSSQAGAGPTARHTPRPTVRATGTGAGTGRTPVPPPRTPSGRRPAPPRGDRLLRQRLIVFVVVTLLVALGIAAAQGCQGPPRGLGRIAAPPQR from the coding sequence ATGGACATGACGATGATGCGGCTCCGGCGCGAGGATCCGCGTGTCGTCGGCTCGTTCCGGCTGCACAGGCGGCTGGGCGCCGGCGGCATGGGCGTGGTCTACCTCGGCGCGGACAAGCGCGGGCAGCGGGTGGCCCTGAAGGTGATCCGCCCCGAGCTGGCCGAGGACCAGGAGTTCCGGTCCCGGTTCGCCCGCGAGGTGTCGGCGGCGCGGCGGATCCGGGGCGGCTGTACGGCCCGGCTGGTGGCGGCGGATCTGGACGCGGACCGGCCGTGGTTCGCCACGCAGTACGTGCCCGGGCCCTCGCTGCACGACAAGGTCGGACAGCAGGGCACGCTGAGCGCGGCCGAAGTCGCCTCGATCGGCGCGGCCCTGGCGGAGGGTCTGGTGGCGGTCCATGAGGCGGGCGTCGTGCACCGGGACCTGAAGCCGTCGAACATCCTGCTGTCGCCCAAGGGCCCCCGGATCATCGACTTCGGCATCGCCTGGTCGACGGGCGCGAGCACGCTCACCCATGTCGGCACCGCCGTCGGCTCGCCCGGCTTCCTCGCGCCCGAGCAGGTGCGGGGCGCGGCGGTCACCCCGGCCACCGATGTCTTCGCCTTCGGGGCGACGCTGGCGTACGCGGCGACCGCGGACTCGCCGTTCGGGCAGGGCAGTTCCGAGGTGATGCTCTACCGCGTCGTGCACGAGGAGCCGGATCTGAGCGGGGTGCCGGATTCGCTGGCGCCGCTGGTCTACGCGTGTCTGGCGAAGGATCCCGGGGACCGGCCCAGCACGGTCCAACTGTCCGAGCGGCTCTCGGAGATCGCGGCCCGGGAGGCCCGCGGGCTGAGCACGCCGCCCGCCGCGCGGGGCCCGGAGCGGCCGACCGGGGCCCGGGCCCAGGCGTACGTGGAGCAGCGCACGGAGCGGCGTACGGCGCCGGACGGCACGTCCTCCCAGGCGGGGGCCGGTCCCACCGCGCGGCACACGCCGCGGCCGACGGTGCGGGCGACGGGCACCGGCGCCGGTACGGGCCGTACGCCGGTGCCGCCCCCGCGGACCCCGTCGGGACGGCGCCCGGCGCCGCCGAGGGGCGACCGGCTGCTGCGGCAGCGGCTCATCGTGTTCGTCGTGGTGACCCTTCTGGTCGCGCTCGGCATCGCCGCGGCGCAGGGGTGCCAGGGGCCTCCGCGCGGCCTCGGCCGCATCGCGGCTCCGCCCCAGCGCTGA